The segment ATCGGTTTTTCGATTACATGCGGCTCACCTGTCTCGCGACATGGCGCATTGTAATCGGTTTTCCGATTACATTTAGTCCATGCGCCTCGCGACAGTGCATTGTAATCGGTTTTCCGATTACATTCGGTCCATGTGCCTCGCGACAGCGCATTGTAATCGGTTTTCCGATTACATTTAGTCCATGCGCCTCGCGACAATGCATTGTAATCGGTTTTTCGATTACATTTAGTCCATGCGCCCACACAACGTGCATTGTAATCGGTTTTCCGATTACATTCCGCCAGGGCGATATTTCCCTGCTGCTCTCCAAAAAAGACTAAGGCTGCCTGGGAAAATCCCGGCAGCCTTAGTCTTCTTCTACACTAAACCGCTACTTCCTCTTACCCGCCCACCTTCACAGAAACCGCACCCTTCGCAGCGATATCAAGAGTCAATAATTCTTCCCCCTCCAGCCGCACAGCCACGGTCTCCGGGGTCTCTCCGTCGTTGAACAGGACGACCGCTAGCGAGCCGTCCGCGTTGCGGAAGGCAACCGAACGCAGATGCTCCCGGCTCGCCGCAGACTCCAGGCGCAATGCCCCCGGGCGGATCACCTTGCTGAAATGTGCCAGTGCATAGTAGTCCAGGGTATACGTCAGCTCCCGGGTCTGCTGGTTGACCGTCACTACCCCGCGGCAGGTGCTCTCCCCGAAGCCCGGCACCGTAGGGCCGTTCTGTTCATCCAAGGCCATATTCCATAGCACGAACGATTTGCTGTGATTCCGCAGAATCTCAATTCCCGTACGCATCACATTGGAGAAGGCCTGCTCGAACGGGGGAATCCATTCCCCGCCGGAGCCTTCGGTGAAATGGACCTCATGATCCGGGTAGGCCGCCTGCACCACCGACTGTGCGGATGCCGCCCCGCCGTACCAGTGCCAGGCTACGCCGTCCACCTCTGCCCCGGCTGCCTCCAGCACAGACAGCGGATAATCCGGCCGGTCCCAGTTATGGTCGTAGCAGAAGATTTTGGCGGCCAGCCCGTGCTGCCTGAACGCAGGCTTCAGATAATCCCGGATGAACTCCCGCTGCTCCTCCGGCAGCATCAGCATACTGGGGTAATGCTGCGGCTCATAGAGCGGCTCGTTCTGCACAGTGACAGCATAGATAGGTAAGCTATGAGCGGCATAGGCCTGAATATAGCGGACAAAATAATCCGCATACACCCCGTAATACTCCGGCTTCAGCCGCCCGGCGATCATCGAGCCGCTGGTCTTCATCCAGCCCGGTGCACTCCAGGGGGAGGCCATCAGCTTCAGCTCAGGATTCAGCCTGAGTGCCTCCTGTACCAGAGGAATGATGTCCGCTTCATCGTGGGCGATGGAGAATCCGGCCAACTCTGGATCACTCCCGCCTTCAGACAGGTCGTTATAGCTATAGACCGTTCTTGCATAATCCGAGGCGCCCATGGGATTACGCAGGAAGGACAAGCCGATCCCCGCCTGCGGATCGAACAGCTTCCGCATCACCTCCGTCCGCTGCTCTGCGCTTAGCACCTGATGGATCAGGTAGGCGGCCGAGTCGGTGAAGGAAGCCCCGAAGCCATCCATCTCCTGATAGGTCTTACTCGCATCAATGTCAACGGTGACCGTAACTCTACCAGCAGGAGTCTGCGGCAGCGCCGCAGCAGGCTGTTCCACGAACAGCCGGTCCTCTCCGCCGGACTGGTACATGATCATTTCCCGCATGTGTTATCCCTCCATCTTCTTATATAAAAGGGCCCAAAACGGGCCCTCCCTTGCGCCTTGCCTACTTAATGCCCAGCTTTTCTTTATTGGCCTTCATCTTCTCGCTGCGGACCTCTACAATCTTGCTCCAGTTGTTCTTGTCCAGGAAGGCCTTATGCTCCGCCAGAACGCTGTCAAAGGTTGCCTCGTCCTTGGCACGGATCATGCTGACCAGCGTAGTGTTCCAGTTCGTATTAATGGCCGTCTGGCCGCGGGCCTCCGGCGTTCCCTGATCCGGGTTAATGTTCTCCAGGATGAAGTGCGGCTTCAGCTTGCCCTTGCCCCATTCCTGCATCTGCTTGATCGACTCGGGGAACGCATCCTTGCTCAGCGCTTTGTGACGGTCATGTCCGAAGAACATGAATTCGCCCATCCGGTAGTCCTTCTTGAACTTATCCGCATTATTAAGCTGCAGGTCCTTCACTTCCGGCAGCAGCTCAACTGTACCGTCCGGGTTCGATTTATACGTCACGCCTTCAACCCCGTAGTTCATCAGCTTCTGTCCTTCTTCGCTCAGCAGATACGTGAAGATTTGAATCGCTTTGGCCGGGTCTTTACAATTCTTCGTGATGTAATTGATCATCCAGCCGGTAATCCCGGATTGATTGAGAGTCGGCTGATGTCCTACAGTGCTCTGCGGCCCGTCAATAGCCATGTACTCCTTACCTGGATTGGCACTCATGAAGATCTGCAGATTGCCGCCCTGCTGAGGCGTACCGTCGAGCAGCATCGTAGCATATTTGCCGGATTTCACCTTTTCCTCAAAGCCGGTTCCGTCATCCGCGAAGCTGTCATCACTGATCGCCCCGTCCCGGTACACCGCATTCAGCGTCCGCAGCCAGGTCAGATAATCCTCATCCAGATTGCGGTTGTAGAACTTACCGTCCTCCGTCTCCAGCGGAACGCCGATGAAATCCTGCAGCGCATCCCCGAGCGAGCCGGTCCCTTCCCCGATCGCATTGAACCCGAAGGGAATCATGTCCGGGAATTTGCTCTTAATCTCATTCATTGTCTTCTGGAAGGCCTCCGGGGTCCCGAAGTCAGGGCTGCCCAGCGCTTCATACACATCCTTGCGGATGACAAAAGCCGTCTTCGCCGGAATATTGCCGCTGTCATAATCCGCCTGTGTATTGGAATAGTTCGGATAACCGTAGGTTTTGCCGTCCTTCAGCTGGAACCAGTTCAGCGTGTCGGCAGCGGCCACCTTGTTGAAATACGGGTCATACTTCTCCGCCAGCTCATTGAGCGGAAGCGCCCAGGTGGCGGCTTTTTGCACAACCGGGGAATTGGAGTCAAAGATCGTCAGCAGATCCGGCATATCGCCGCCCGCGAAGAACGTATTCAGCTTCGTATCGTCCCCGGTAATGAACTTGATGTTGATGTTCAAATCCTCTTTGATCTTCTTGGTGACTACATCCTTGCCGAAGTCCGTATTCCACCAGTCTGCGTTCACATACCAGGTTAAGTCCGTAGTCTCGCTCTTCTTATCCAGCTGCCAGGCCGGAGTCTCCGGGTCTACCGTATACCGGCCTTCAAGCGACACCTCTACTTCCTTAGTCGAACCGCCGCCGGAGCTGCACCCTGCCGCCACCAGCATAGCCGCCATCAGGAGCAGCACAGGCTTAAGCGTCTTTTTGCCGAGAACTTTAGTCATCTTGATCATCTTCTTGACCTCCTATAATGTAGTGAACCTCTTCTACTCCTTAACCGCTCCCAGCATCATGCCCGAGATGAAGTACCGCTGAAGGATGGGATACATCGCAACAATCGGCAGTGTGGTAATGACAATGGTGGCCAGCTGAACGCCTTTGGTGGTGGTCTCAATCACGACGGAGCCTCCGATATTCTGCATGGACTGGGTCTGCGACTGCACAATAATCTCATACAGCTTCATCTGCAGCGGGTAGAGCGCCTGATCGGTAATGTACAGCTTCGTGGTCATGAAGTCGTTCCATTGTCCCACCCCGTTGAACAGGGCGATGGTAGCCATCGCAGGCATGGACAGCGGAATGAAGATTTTGAGGAAAATATGCCAGTCGCCTGCTCCGTCAATCTTGGCCGACTCCTCCAGCGAATCCGGCACGTTGCGGAAAAAGTTCATCAGAATCACCACATCGTAATAACTGAATAATGCCGGGATAATGTACACCCAGAAGCTGTTCAGCAGCCCGAGCGATTTGATCAGCAGATACGTCGGAATCATTCCGCCGGAGAAAAACATCGTGATGACGCCCATCGCCACATACAGCTTGCGGCCGCGGATGTATCTTTTGCTGAGACCGTAGCCGATCATCGCGCAAAAGAATACGTGGGTGATCACCCCTATGAACGTCTTGGCGACCGAGACAACGAAGGATTGACCGATCGTGCTGTCATTGAAGACCGCCCGGTAATTCTCCAGCGAGAATTCTTTGGACCAGAAGATGAATCCGCCCTCGGCCAGCGCCCTGCCCGAACTAAGGGAGGAGATAATTACGTTCCATAGGGGAACGAGGATAATAACCATGAAGCACACCAACAGCACCTTATTCACCGCATCAAAGATCCGGCTGTCGAGATCTTCCCGTATGACCTTCCGATTCACTCTAACGCCCCCTCTACAACACGGATTGATTATCGTTCAATTTACTGGTGACCTTGTTGGCCATAAGCAGCAGGATTACCGACACAATGGAGACACCGAGGCCGACAGCCGTAGCATAAGAGAAATCGCCCTGCGTCATCCCCATGCGGTAGACATAAGAGTTGATGACCTCTGCTTTCTCCCGGTTCTGCGAGTTCATCAAGACCAGCGTCTGATCCAGATTCGAGCCGAGCAGGCCGCTTACCGTCAAAATCAGATTCAGGCTGATGATCGCCTTCATGTTCGGAAGGGTGATATTCCAGATCTGGCGGAGCCGTCCCGCTCCATCAATCCGGGCCGCTTCGTAGTAGGTGGGGTCAATCTTGGCCATAATCGCCAGATACAGAATGGTGCCCCAGCCGGCTTCCTTCCAGATATCGGACAACGTGGCAATCCACCAGTACTTCCCGGCATCCAGCAGGATGTTGGACGGCTTCGAGATCAGCCCGAGATTCAGCAGCAGCTCATTGAACAGCCCCGAGGTGGAGAACCAGGTGATCAGCATCCCGCCCAGGACGATCCACGACAGGAAATGCGGCAGATAGGAGATGGTCTGGACGAATTTTTTGAAGCGGCCCATGTTCAGCTCATAGATCATAATGGCGAGAATAATCGGAATGATGAATCCGATGCCCAGCTTCAGGAAGCTGATCCCCAGTGTATTCACGACCGCATCCCAGAAGTATTCATCCGACAGAATAATCCGGAAGTTGTCCAGACCCACCCAGGGTGCAGTGGACAAGGTATCAATGACCGTGTAATTCTTGAAGGCAATCGTCAGCCCGTAGATCGGTATGTAGCAGAAAATAATCATAAAAATAATGCCCGGCAGCACCATCGACTGAATCTCCCACTGCCTCTTGTAATCGGTTACAAACTCTTTGATCCGCTGCCCCACAGGCTTCTTGGCGGACGGCGGGATCACTGGCGGGATGGAAGCTGATGCAGTAGACGCTGATGGCTTATTCATGATCTTGTCCCCCTCTCCATTGAGATATCAAGTTGGTGCTCAATTTGTTGCTCAAAGCAATAAAAACGTTTTTATTTTGGCGCAAAAAATCCCCCTCCTGTAAAATCAGTTTCACCCGCTGCCCTCTATCTGCGGTCCTTCCGCTCCAGCTTCACATGACTTGAGCCTCTTACGACAAGCTCGCCCTGCAGCTTCTGTGCTGCGCCCTGCTCCTTGTCTTGAATCATGCGGACCAGATGATCAATCGCCAGCATGCCCTGTCTGGCAATCTGATTCCTTACCGTCGTAAGCGGCGGCGAATAATAAGGGGCGATATCAATATCGTCGAAGCCCATCACGCTGACATCCTGCGGCACTTCATAACCGTAGCTCTTGAGTGCTTGAATACAGCCCATTGCACTGATATCATTGCCGGCCAGGAAGGCGTCAGGGACTCTCGCGGGATGCAGACGGAGATAAGACTTCACGGCATTATAGGTGCTGTCCTCCTCAAAATACCCCTGAAGGATAAAATCCTCCTCAACCGGAAGCTGGTATTCACGCAGCGCCGCCAGATAGCCTTCCTTCCGCTGCACGCTGTCGAACATCGTATCCACGCCGGAGATATAGGCAATCCGCTTATGCCCCAGGCTGATTAAATACTTCGTAGCCTCATAGCCTGATTCGTAGGAATCAAAGATAATGCTGCCCATCCCTTCATCCTCCAGCACCCGGTCCAGAAACACCGCCTTGATCTTGTCTTTCTTCATAGCGGCAATATCCTGCTCGTCGATGCCCAGCTCCTCATAGATAATGACGCCATCCACCCGCCGTCCGAGGATATTGCTCATAATGACTTGTTTGTCCTTGGTGACGAATACATTCAGGCCATAGCCCATGCGGTCGCACTGACGGGACATGGATTCTACCAGCTTATAGAAGTACGGACCGGACACACTTGTCGTGAAGAACCCCAGCATCTTCGTGGTCCCTGATTTCAGCAGCTTGCCGTTCAGATTCGGCACGTAATTCAGGCGCTGGGCTACCTTGAGAATATGGGCTTTGGTCTCCGGGCTCAGCACATCCACATCATTCAGGGCGTTGGAGACCGTGGAGATGGAGACCCCGGCTTCCCGTGCGACATCTTTGATCGTTATCTTAGCCATATCAATGTTCCTTTTTGATAAAAACGTTTTTATTGACTCTAAAGTAACATGAAATCGCTTTAAATACAACACTTTTTCTCATGAGCTCTTTTCAGCCGCCTTTTCTGCTCATTATTGCCGCCGGACGCAAGCATAAGCTGGTTCAGCATACAATAACTTCTATGTATTTGAATTTATCTTATTTTACTATAAGACAGCGGGATTTAGCTATGCCAGGGTGAGGGTGCGGAGCAGACTTATGCCAAGTGGAAACGGCTTTGCCGTCCTTTTAAAGGACGGCACCGCTTCGGCGAGAAATAGAAAGATAATGCATAGGGTGAAACATATA is part of the Paenibacillus sp. FSL M7-0420 genome and harbors:
- a CDS encoding glycoside hydrolase family 30 protein, which gives rise to MREMIMYQSGGEDRLFVEQPAAALPQTPAGRVTVTVDIDASKTYQEMDGFGASFTDSAAYLIHQVLSAEQRTEVMRKLFDPQAGIGLSFLRNPMGASDYARTVYSYNDLSEGGSDPELAGFSIAHDEADIIPLVQEALRLNPELKLMASPWSAPGWMKTSGSMIAGRLKPEYYGVYADYFVRYIQAYAAHSLPIYAVTVQNEPLYEPQHYPSMLMLPEEQREFIRDYLKPAFRQHGLAAKIFCYDHNWDRPDYPLSVLEAAGAEVDGVAWHWYGGAASAQSVVQAAYPDHEVHFTEGSGGEWIPPFEQAFSNVMRTGIEILRNHSKSFVLWNMALDEQNGPTVPGFGESTCRGVVTVNQQTRELTYTLDYYALAHFSKVIRPGALRLESAASREHLRSVAFRNADGSLAVVLFNDGETPETVAVRLEGEELLTLDIAAKGAVSVKVGG
- a CDS encoding sugar ABC transporter substrate-binding protein encodes the protein MIKMTKVLGKKTLKPVLLLMAAMLVAAGCSSGGGSTKEVEVSLEGRYTVDPETPAWQLDKKSETTDLTWYVNADWWNTDFGKDVVTKKIKEDLNINIKFITGDDTKLNTFFAGGDMPDLLTIFDSNSPVVQKAATWALPLNELAEKYDPYFNKVAAADTLNWFQLKDGKTYGYPNYSNTQADYDSGNIPAKTAFVIRKDVYEALGSPDFGTPEAFQKTMNEIKSKFPDMIPFGFNAIGEGTGSLGDALQDFIGVPLETEDGKFYNRNLDEDYLTWLRTLNAVYRDGAISDDSFADDGTGFEEKVKSGKYATMLLDGTPQQGGNLQIFMSANPGKEYMAIDGPQSTVGHQPTLNQSGITGWMINYITKNCKDPAKAIQIFTYLLSEEGQKLMNYGVEGVTYKSNPDGTVELLPEVKDLQLNNADKFKKDYRMGEFMFFGHDRHKALSKDAFPESIKQMQEWGKGKLKPHFILENINPDQGTPEARGQTAINTNWNTTLVSMIRAKDEATFDSVLAEHKAFLDKNNWSKIVEVRSEKMKANKEKLGIK
- a CDS encoding carbohydrate ABC transporter permease, which translates into the protein MNRKVIREDLDSRIFDAVNKVLLVCFMVIILVPLWNVIISSLSSGRALAEGGFIFWSKEFSLENYRAVFNDSTIGQSFVVSVAKTFIGVITHVFFCAMIGYGLSKRYIRGRKLYVAMGVITMFFSGGMIPTYLLIKSLGLLNSFWVYIIPALFSYYDVVILMNFFRNVPDSLEESAKIDGAGDWHIFLKIFIPLSMPAMATIALFNGVGQWNDFMTTKLYITDQALYPLQMKLYEIIVQSQTQSMQNIGGSVVIETTTKGVQLATIVITTLPIVAMYPILQRYFISGMMLGAVKE
- a CDS encoding ABC transporter permease, yielding MNKPSASTASASIPPVIPPSAKKPVGQRIKEFVTDYKRQWEIQSMVLPGIIFMIIFCYIPIYGLTIAFKNYTVIDTLSTAPWVGLDNFRIILSDEYFWDAVVNTLGISFLKLGIGFIIPIILAIMIYELNMGRFKKFVQTISYLPHFLSWIVLGGMLITWFSTSGLFNELLLNLGLISKPSNILLDAGKYWWIATLSDIWKEAGWGTILYLAIMAKIDPTYYEAARIDGAGRLRQIWNITLPNMKAIISLNLILTVSGLLGSNLDQTLVLMNSQNREKAEVINSYVYRMGMTQGDFSYATAVGLGVSIVSVILLLMANKVTSKLNDNQSVL
- a CDS encoding LacI family DNA-binding transcriptional regulator, with product MAKITIKDVAREAGVSISTVSNALNDVDVLSPETKAHILKVAQRLNYVPNLNGKLLKSGTTKMLGFFTTSVSGPYFYKLVESMSRQCDRMGYGLNVFVTKDKQVIMSNILGRRVDGVIIYEELGIDEQDIAAMKKDKIKAVFLDRVLEDEGMGSIIFDSYESGYEATKYLISLGHKRIAYISGVDTMFDSVQRKEGYLAALREYQLPVEEDFILQGYFEEDSTYNAVKSYLRLHPARVPDAFLAGNDISAMGCIQALKSYGYEVPQDVSVMGFDDIDIAPYYSPPLTTVRNQIARQGMLAIDHLVRMIQDKEQGAAQKLQGELVVRGSSHVKLERKDRR